The following coding sequences lie in one Lolium perenne isolate Kyuss_39 chromosome 2, Kyuss_2.0, whole genome shotgun sequence genomic window:
- the LOC127322019 gene encoding uncharacterized protein — protein sequence MAAQDLGASEWERSKISNQDINLMKKLGLMKKKDALRFPGEESYPTPPMEYRLFERQNAEDGDLATRRWTPDHVDPADQAGDQAGDDDLLQAPDLGGQGEHNPPPSPEQQEEEEPATSATGPIPAVPLRTRPPSTTATSAPKGTKRAGSTAAWEAKAKKQRRQQPKKVPEQAGAPIKFAQGGGSRQAPRVVSPLPRQRREQTPQPSSRAPTPPPPAGTPPPAGAPSFAVPLASAPDRGTRANPPRQPTLDDMFPRRTRLLDPAAGAGRGMPPSTGAGARGAAPGTGAGRAAPPAAGAGTRPSVVELDESPEGASNLKARAAEAAANVAKVEEAGKAVMDRRTTLYNRAVTHYHKAKLDRADLARELEAAKVEAAKVPQLESDLRAARAQCAESEEAGRSAAGKLKLAEQELTRLRLLEQNHLAELNSLRTAEKEKVDDLSRRLTEVEKQRLVLQEEVTAKSTELTATAKRWTDEFSALDRGLAGECISMFLSPLPAFGCRLPAFVGSRQQKLLSSLSPSSGWWQSVLAGCRQAFPFGLGLRKFAFFSLFRL from the exons ctctttgagcgccagaacgccgaggacggcgacctggcgacgaggaggtggacgccggatcacgtcgatccggctgaccaagccggcgaccaggccggcgacgatgacctgctgcaggcgcctgatctaggcggccagggggagcacaatccgcccccttcaccagagcagcaggaggaggaggagccggcgacgtccgccacggggccaatccccgccgtgccccttCGCACGAGGCCGcccagcaccacggcgacttcggcgcccaagggcacaaagcgagccggctccaccgccgcctgggaggcgaaggcgaagaagcagcgccggcagcagccgaagaaggttccggagcaggccgg ggcccctatcaagtttgcccagggcggcggctcccggcaagctccacgcgttgtgtcgccgcttccgcgccagaggagggagcagacgccgcagccttcctcgcgcgcacctacgccgccgccgcctgcgggtactccgcctcccgcaggggcaccttcctttgccgtgccgctggcctcagcgcctgatcgcggcacgcgggccaacccgccgcggcagccgacgctggacgatatgttcccgcgccggacacgtcttctggacccagccgctggggccgggcggggcatgccgccttcaaccggagccggagcccgTGGGGCTGCTCCTGGaaccggagccggcagggctgcgccgcctgcggccggagccggcacccggcccagcgtggtggagctggatgagagcccggagggcgCCT ccaacctcaaggccagggcagccgaggccgcggctaatgttgccaaggtggaggaagccggcaag gctgtgatggaccggcgcaccactctgtataatcgcgccgtcacccattaccacaaggccaagctggaccgggccgacttggcccgcgagctggaagccgccaagg ttgaagccgccaaggtcccgcagctggagtcggatctccgagccgctcgcgcccagtgcgccgagagcgaggaggcgggccgatccgccgccggcaagctcaagctggctgagcaggagttgacgcggctgcgcctgctggagcagaaccatctcgccgagctcaactccctcaggacggcggagaaggagaaggtggatgatctgagccggcggctgacggaggtggagaagcagcggcttgtgctgcaggaggaggtcaccgctaagtccacggagctgacggctaccgccaagcgctggaccgacgagtttagcgcgcttgatcgcggcttggcgggtgagtgcatctctatgttcctttcccctttgccggctttcggctgtcggctgccggctttcgttggcagtcggcagcagaaacttctttcTTCGCTATcgccatcttcgggctggtggcagtcggttcttgccggctgccgccaggcttttccttttggcttaggacttcgaaaatttgcatttttcagcttatttcggctttga